One stretch of Candida orthopsilosis Co 90-125, chromosome 3 draft sequence DNA includes these proteins:
- a CDS encoding Lys9 protein (enzyme of lysine biosynthesis), which yields MVQKVLLLGSGFVAKPTVDILSQDPNIEVTVACRTLSKAKELVGDKAQAISLDVNDTEALDGAVAKFDLVISLIPYTYHVNVVKSAIKNKKHVVTTSYINPQLKALEKEIEDAGITVMNEIGLDPGVDHLYAVKTIEDVHKEGGKIKSFLSYCGGLPAPENSDNPLGYKFSWSSRGVLLALRNAAKYWQDGQIVDVKSEDLMATAKPYFIYPGFALVCYPNRDSTTYKQLYNIPEAETVIRGTLRFQGFPEFIKVLVDTGFLKDDEMEIFTKPGPWNEATAKLIGAKSSSVEDIIAKIKTLTKFKSPEDEERILDGFKWLGLLSDKQLTPKGNPLDTLCATLEQLMQYEPGERDLVVLQHKFGIENKDGTTETRTSTLVDYGDPNGYSSMAKLVGVPCAVATKQILNGTLNKKGLLAPMSSEINDPIMKELKDDYGIYLVEKTL from the coding sequence ATGgttcaaaaagttttattATTAGGTTCAGGTTTTGTCGCTAAACCAACAGTTGATATCTTATCTCAAGACCCCAACATTGAAGTTACCGTTGCTTGTAGAACATTGTCCAAAGCTAAAGAATTAGTTGGTGACAAAGCACAAGCCATTTCTTTAGATGTCAATGATACTGAAGCCTTAGATGGTGCAGTGGCTAAATTCGATTTAGTCATTTCATTGATTCCATACACTTATCATGTCAACGTTGTTAAATCAGCCATCAAGAATAAAAAACATGTTGTTACTACTTCATACATTAACCCGCAATTGAAAGCATTGgagaaggaaattgaagatgctGGAATTACAGTTATGAATGAGATTGGATTGGATCCTGGTGTTGACCATTTATATGCTGTCAAGACTATTGAAGATGTTCATAAAGAAGGTGgtaaaatcaaatcatttttgtCGTATTGCGGTGGATTACCAGCTCCAGAAAATTCCGATAATCCATTGGGGTATAAATTTTCATGGAGTTCAAGAGGTGTTTTGTTGGCATTGAGAAATGCTGCCAAGTATTGGCAAGACggtcaaattgttgacgTTAAATCAGAAGATTTAATGGCTACTGCTAAACCATACTTTATTTATCCTGGTTTCGCATTGGTTTGTTATCCAAATAGAGATTCAACCACTTATAAACAGTTGTACAATATCCCCGAAGCCGAAACTGTTATTAGAGGTACTTTGAGATTCCAAGGTTTTCCCGAATTCATTAAAGTGCTTGTTGATACTGggtttttgaaagatgatgaaatggaAATTTTCACTAAACCGGGTCCATGGAATGAAGCTACTGctaaattgattggtgCTAAATCATCGTCTGTTGAAGATATCATTGCCAAGATCAAGACTTTGACCAAATTTAAATCTCCCGAAGATGAAGAACGTATTCTTGACGGATTCAAATGGTTAGGATTATTATCCGATAAGCAATTGACCCCAAAGGGAAATCCATTAGATACTTTGTGTGCCACATTGGAACAATTGATGCAATACGAACCAGGTGAACGTGATTTGGTTGTTTTACAGCAtaaatttggtattgaaaataaagatgGTACTACTGAGACCAGAACTTCAACATTGGTTGATTATGGTGATCCAAATGGTTATTCATCAATGGCTAAATTAGTTGGTGTTCCTTGTGCTGTTGCTACTAAACAAATCTTGAATGGAactttgaacaaaaaaggTTTGTTAGCTCCAATGAGTTCGGAAATTAATGATCCTATTATGAAAGAGTTGAAGGATGATTATGGTATTTACTTGGTTGAAAAGACACTTTAA
- a CDS encoding Jen1 protein (member of Jen family), producing the protein MKDKAEVEHVSPYSSHSDHIVEDPDRNDLFNEKPDLSWPSIKHYFATRIPNLLDLPLYRQEKKWYQVVNPIPGLKEMSALDWNFYGLGFLAWSLDSMDFFCVSVSASEIAATLKVSVTDITWGVTLVLMLRSVGAVIFGIAADKFGRKWCYITICSLFIVVEIGTGFVQTYKQFLGVRAVFGVLMGAMYPIAMVTAIEGQPTVARSVLSGLFLPGYSFGYILAMVFYRAFSGTYKEGEGWRSLFWFSAGLSVLLITWRLVIPESPDFIKLKEKKRRFNEKNKVKHKWIDTSVLQTLKTEWLLFIYLIFLYSGWNFTTHGSQDLYVTMLTKQFDVSLNMKTVIVVVSNLGGMLGGIIMGSASELFGRRLTVIICMIWNGAFVYPSFFNANRNWWAYVFLNGGVMGAWGISSVYLLEVVNKANRALISGLAYQLGNLVSSASATIEARLGERFPLEGKTDDMYDYGKVMCIFCGAVFAYMIICVLVGPEKFHNNLHVTDDDEVQLEEGSSGDDIKSDRKI; encoded by the coding sequence ATGAAAGACAAAGCAGAGGTAGAACACGTATCACCGTACTCATCACACAGCGATCACATAGTTGAAGATCCTGATCGCAATgacttgttcaatgaaAAGCCGGATTTATCATGGCCATCAATCAAACATTATTTTGCCACGAGAATACCCAACTTGTTGGACTTGCCTTTATACCgtcaagaaaagaaatggtATCAAGTGGTCAACCCTATCCCTGGTTTGAAAGAGATGTCAGCATTGGACTGGAATTTTTATGGTTTAGGATTCCTCGCATGGTCGTTGGATTCTAtggatttcttttgtgtttCGGTATCTGCTTCGGAAATTGCTGCTACTTTGAAAGTAAGCGTTACTGATATTACATGGGGTGTTACTTTAGTGTTGATGCTTAGATCAGTTGGAGCTGTTATATTTGGTATTGCCGCTGATAAATTCGGTCGAAAATGGTGCTATATAACAATATGTTCCcttttcattgttgttgaaatagGTACTGGGTTTGTTCAAACGTACAAGCAGTTTCTAGGTGTCAGAGCAGTATTTGGGGTTCTAATGGGAGCAATGTACCCGATTGCCATGGTTACTGCAATTGAGGGACAGCCCACAGTGGCAAGATCAGTTTTATCGGGGTTGTTTTTACCTGGTTACTCATTTGGTTATATCTTGGCGATGGTTTTCTACCGGGCATTTTCTGGCACTTACAAGGAAGGCGAAGGATGGAGaagtttgttttggttCAGTGCTGGATTGAGTGTTTTATTGATTACTTGGAGATTGGTGATTCCTGAATCACCcgatttcatcaaattgaaagaaaagaagagacGGTTTAATGAAAAGAACAAGGTCAAGCATAAATGGATTGACACTAGTGTTTTGCAAACGTTGAAAACTGAATGGCTATTATTCATTTACCTTATCTTCTTGTACAGTGGGTGGAATTTCACTACCCACGGTTCCCAGGACTTGTATGTCACTATGCTAACGAAGCAATTTGATGTCAGTCTAAACATGAAGAcagttattgttgttgttagtAACCTTGGTGGTATGCTTGGAGGTATTATAATGGGTTCAGCTTCAGAATTATTTGGACGACGTCTCACAGTCATCATTTGTATGATATGGAATGGTGCCTTTGTGTACCCATCGTTTTTCAACGCCAATAGGAACTGGTGGGCATATGTTTTCTTAAATGGTGGTGTTATGGGTGCATGGGGTATCTCATCAGTTTATTTATTAGAAGTGGTTAATAAAGCCAATAGAGCTTTAATTTCTGGATTAGCTTATCAATTGGGTAATTTAGTCAGTTCTGCCAGTGCCACAATCGAAGCTCGTCTTGGTGAAAGATTTCCACTTGAAGGTAAAACTGATGACATGTATGATTATGGTAAAGTGATGTGTATCTTTTGTGGTGCTGTTTTTGCTTACATGATAATTTGTGTTTTGGTCGGACCAGAGAAGTTCCATAATAACTTACATGtgactgatgatgatgaagttcAACTTGAAGAAGGAAGCAGTGGAGACGATATAAAGTCTGATAGAAAGATATAG
- a CDS encoding Afp99 protein (protein related to arginases): MFFGWFILSTAVGQYLASSSLLDQLYGDLVHDNYKQSDFQRFTISQEEDNLSVYSSHDQKFPDVYYETILHHYLKRKPETRYPDKDDVSDIEIDQNMFGGIVTYAHLPHFNCFKDSHDKPIDVAIVGAPFDTGVSFRPGARFGPDAIRSTAKRLNYPSSTKKSSFKKTRVKHDEPHNYSIVDCGDVAMNPFDNRIALNQLYRGHRAIVNNHKGKVHEIPRVITMGGDHTITLMALRNLYEQWKKPIKVIHFDSHIDTWDPKNLGGGITNYMSLNHGTFLHYAHENGFIGDQGNYHVGIRAPLIDPGFDSRHDAECGFNVIEATSIDRIGVQGIIKELVESYTNDDIKSGTPVYISVDIDVLDPAYAPGTGTMEVGGFTSRELLAILDGLRGTELGRHLVGADVVEVSPPYDTNSGITALAATAVIDSLLKIMVKNIPL; the protein is encoded by the coding sequence ATGTTTTTCGGTTGGTTCATACTTTCAACAGCAGTAGGACAATACCTAGCTAGCTCATCATTGCTTGATCAATTGTACGGTGACTTAGTTCATGACAATTATAAGCAGTCCGACTTTCAACGATTTACAATTTCCCAAGAGGAGGACAATTTGAGTGTATATTCCAGTCACGATCAGAAATTCCCCGATGTGTATTATGAAACcattcttcatcactacTTGAAAAGGAAACCCGAAACTAGATACCCCGATAAGGACGATGTCTCGGACATTGAAATCGACCAGAATATGTTTGGTGGTATTGTCACGTATGCACATCTTCCACATTTTAACTGCTTCAAAGATAGCCATGATAAACCAATAGATGTAGCGATTGTTGGTGCACCTTTTGATACTGGAGTCTCATTTAGACCCGGAGCAAGATTTGGACCCGATGCTATTAGATCAACTGCTAAAAGGCTCAATTATCCATCATCCACCAAGAAAAGCAGCTTCAAGAAGACAAGGGTCAAGCATGATGAGCCACACAACTATTCTATTGTTGATTGCGGAGATGTGGCAATGAACCCATTTGACAACAGAATAgcattgaatcaactttatcGTGGCCATAGAGCAATTGTCAATAATCACAAAGGTAAAGTGCACGAGATACCACGAGTAATTACCATGGGCGGTGATCATACGATTACATTAATGGCATTACGGAACTTATATGAGCAGTGGAAGAAACCAATCAAGGTTATTCACTTTGATTCGCATATCGACACCTGGGATCCAAAAAATTTAGGTGGAGGCATCACTAATTATATGAGTTTGAATCATGGTACCTTTTTACACTATGCTCATGAAAACGGTTTCATAGGCGATCAGGGGAATTATCATGTTGGAATCCGAGCTCCATTGATTGATCCTGGTTTCGATCTGAGGCATGATGCCGAGTGTGGATTCAATGTAATTGAAGCAACGTCTATTGATAGAATTGGAGTACAGGGTATTATCAAAGAGTTGGTTGAAAGTTATACCAATGATGACATAAAATCCGGAACGCCTGTGTACATATCGGTTGACATAGATGTCTTGGATCCAGCCTATGCGCCTGGTACTGGAACAATGGAAGTTGGTGGCTTTACATCAAGAGAGCTTTTGGCAATTTTGGACGGCTTGAGGGGTACTGAATTGGGCCGTCATCTCGTTGGTGCTGATGTAGTTGAAGTGAGCCCACCATATGACACAAATAGCGGAATAACTGCATTGGCTGCTACTGCCGTTATTGactcattgttgaagatcATGGTCAAAAATATTCCATTATGA
- a CDS encoding Ldg3 protein, translating into MQFFKSFSILALAAQALAELTQYQFFAQSDNEEVDGHGLYYYNEGGVINYYFVSNNTDASSASIVTYDDETQEFYHQASPQVKYVVTNTNSIFQLSGQGEPLKAPISEDGEVYFGSAVKLYVAKDYGDPKGYSEYNYGVLTRVVENSFTINIIAKKYESS; encoded by the coding sequence AtgcaatttttcaagtcaTTTTCCATCTTGGCCTTAGCCGCTCAGGCTTTGGCCGAATTAACTCAGTATCAGTTCTTTGCACAATCAGACAATGAGGAAGTTGATGGACACGGGTTATATTACTACAATGAGGGAGGGGTTATCAACTACTACTTTGTTTCAAACAACACCGATGCATCTTCAGCTTCCATTGTTACTTATGATGACGAAACGCAAGAGTTCTACCATCAGGCTAGTCCACAAGTTAAATATGTTGTCACCAACACTAACAGTATTTTCCAGTTGAGTGGTCAAGGTGAACCATTGAAGGCTCCAATTAGTGAAGACGGGGAAGTTTACTTTGGCAGTGCTGTGAAATTGTATGTTGCAAAGGACTATGGTGATCCAAAAGGTTACTCTGAGTATAATTATGGTGTTCTTACCAGAGTTGTGGAGAATAGTTTTACCATCAATATTATAGCAAAGAAATATGAATCATCTTAA
- a CDS encoding tRNA-Arg yields the protein MNEPKDIGTTVVDQVSPYQSNSHDSSHPSKNDLFNEKPDLSAKGIAKYLSSRFPTLFDLPLYHTEEKWYKLINPIPALKEMTWMEWNFYLCGYCGWAIDAMDFFCVSVAVPEIALTLGVSVTDITWGMTLVLMFRSIGAVIFGIASDRYGRKWTFIVLCALFVVVEIGTGLVQTYEQFLGVRALFGILMGSMLPVTMVTALEVQPVVARSVLSGFFLPGYSFGYILAMVFYRAFAGTFKENEGWRSLFWFTGGLSVLLVVWRFFLPESPVFLKMKAKKKRFNEKNKVKHKYIDTSVFQTLKTEWLLFIYLVLLYSGWNFTTHGAQDLYVTMITNQFGVGLDMKTVIVVVSNLGGMVGGIIMGSLSELLGRRLTVIICMIWCCAFVYPSFYNADKNWWAYVLNGGVMGAWGIGPIYLLEVVNKANRTLLAGLAYQLGNLVSSASATIEARLGEEFPLEGYENGVYDYGKVMCIFAAAVSIYMMICIFMGPERFHANMHVEDSDDELLEEGELDSDKKESMNK from the coding sequence ATGAATGAACCAAAGGATATTGGTACCACTGTAGTGGACCAAGTATCTCCTTATCAAAGCAATTCCCATGATTCGAGTCACCCTTCAAAAAACGATTTATTCAATGAAAAACCAGATTTATCGGCTAAAGGAATAGCAAAATATCTTTCCTCAAGGTTCCCTacattatttgatttaccCTTGTATCATACAGAGGAAAAATGGTACAAATTAATCAACCCAATTCCAGCATTAAAAGAAATGACATGGATGGAATGGAATTTTTACTTGTGTGGTTATTGTGGTTGGGCAATAGATGCAAtggatttcttttgtgtttCGGTGGCAGTTCCAGAGATTGCCCTTACTTTGGGAGTTAGTGTCACGGATATTACTTGGGGTATGactttggtgttgatgtttAGATCTATTGGTGCTGTTATATTCGGTATTGCTTCTGATAGATATGGACGGAAATGGACGtttattgttctttgtgcattgtttgttgttgtcgaAATCGGTACTGGGTTGGTACAGACATATGAACAATTTCTTGGTGTGCGAGCACTATTTGGGATATTGATGGGTAGCATGTTGCCAGTCACAATGGTCACTGCTTTGGAAGTTCAACCAGTGGTGGCCAGATCAGTCTTGTCTGGTTTCTTTTTACCTGGTTACTCGTTCGGTTATATCTTAGCCATGGTTTTCTACAGAGCATTTGCGGGTACttttaaagaaaatgaaggTTGGAGAAGTTTATTTTGGTTTACTGGTGGGTTGAGtgtgttgttggtggtgtgGAGATTCTTTCTTCCTGAATCACCCGTTTTCCTTAAAATGAAggcaaagaagaagagatttaatgaaaagaataaagtTAAACACAAGTATATTGATACTAGTGTCTTCCAAACCTTGAAAACTGAATGGCTATTGTTTATCTATCTCGTCTTGTTATACAGTGGTTGGAATTTCACCACACACGGAGCTCAAGACTTGTATGTCACCATGAttaccaatcaatttggaGTTGGTTTGGATATGAAGAcagttattgttgttgtgagTAACCTTGGGGGTATGGTTGGTGGTATTATTATGGGTTCTCTTTCAGAATTACTTGGTAGAAGGTTGACTGTGATTATCTGTATGATTTGGTGTTGTGCTTTTGTGTATCCATCATTCTACAATGCTGACAAGAATTGGTGGGCCTATGTGTTAAACGGTGGTGTTATGGGTGCTTGGGGAATAGGTCCAATCTACCTCTTGGAAGTGGTCAACAAAGCCAATAGAACATTATTGGCAGGTTTAGCTTATCAATTGGGTAACTTGGTCAGTTCAGCCAGTGCCACAATCGAAGCACGTCTTGGTGAAGAATTCCCCCTTGAAGGGTATGAAAATGGTGTTTATGATTATGGTAAAGTCATGTGTATttttgctgctgctgtttCCATCtatatgatgatttgtaTATTTATGGGTCCAGAAAGATTTCATGCTAACATGCATGTTGAGGAttcagatgatgaattacttgaagaaggagaacTTGATAGTGACAAGAAGGAATCTATGAATAAATAG
- a CDS encoding Gep3 protein (S. cerevisiae homolog GEP3 localizes to mitochondrion) produces MSCDIENYDIRPIQKKICAFDSRCHFGNTIYTSLMTILRSFLKYPTTTLLAKFIRRQSNIALPFLYKIEPKCRSCGIKLQTNDPTKPGYFIQPNETTAASNNSGTKYIKYENKLFDKLKNELPPEDQDLLLSNTFNTNPQQKEDATFSLVNQEGESVREVIEKLYTVEPDENSHDCIRCRQMTYNSNYEMNPQNYPIDQLQHVLHNIPIDAPLVYLFSASDFPIGIDPGIFKFRKPGDIYFIMTKADNLIEKTKEASQNYTKQFIQDYLHTKYKLPRNHVFVSSGKDNWSCQQLYHFIPNGSYIIGNTNCGKSTLIKSLLLDEELQKKKQLQLKSKHENVKLPPSLVNRMKQKFVSSFMIKVGPGISYLPGFTRDVIPVEVGLKLVYDVPGFNSDVSMHQLYNSFKSSKDIHRLIKGAKTFKSGMYKSPYVTIKGPQVINLEGLGFLQLPKGGLYQLRNITNLQPHVFSDILKTKSVLHNGVPQALESKFALDMKGKTLENSYDKYLIPPFYGTIDLVIENFGYLNLKPVGTKRTNELMKLYLHPGVNAIIRDPIANYIAKTFSGKDRYGNPVSKDEYFKKSRFHLIRYKGKHPIYSQLCPVKNSGAAGGAIDDVFRFELVSQDELGEGVDVEQVKKEIRDEEYRQLNEWMGKQSVDTGDRLLYDDDFDMDEQTKYKFWKE; encoded by the coding sequence ATGTCTTGCGACATTGAAAACTACGACATTAGACCAATACAGAAAAAAATCTGTGCATTTGATCTGAGATGCCATTTTGGCAACACCATTTACACATCCCTAATGACGATACTACGATCATTTCTAAAATACCCAACTACTACCTTGCTTGCCAAATTTATCAGGAGACAATCCAACATAGCATTGCCATTCTTGTATAAAATTGAACCGAAATGTCGATCATGTGGGATAAAATTACAAACTAATGATCCAACAAAACCAGGCTACTTTATCCAACCCAATGAAACTACTGCCGCCTCCAACAATAGCGGTACAAAGTACATCAAATATGAgaataaattgtttgataaattgaagaatgaaCTACCACCAGAAGATCAAGATCTACTTCTAAGCAACACATTTAATACCAATCCTCAACAAAAGGAAGATGCTACCTTCTCATTAGTTAATCAAGAAGGTGAGAGTGTACGTGAAGTAATTGAGAAATTATATACTGTTGAACCAGATGAAAATAGTCATGATTGTATCCGATGTCGACAAATGACTTATAATTCCAACTACGAAATGAATCCCCAAAACTATCctattgatcaattacaacATGTCCTCCATAATATCCCCATTGATGCTCCATTAGTTTATTTATTCAGTGCGAGTGATTTCCCCATCGGTATCGACCCtggcattttcaaatttcgCAAACCTGGGGATATCTATTTCATAATGACTAAAGCCGATAATTTAATTGAAAAGACTAAAGAAGCATCCCAGAACTATACTAAGcaatttattcaagatTATTTACATACAAAGTACAAATTACCACGAAATCATGTGTTTGTATCCCTGGGTAAAGATAATTGGTCATGTCAACAATTGTATCATTTCATACCTAATGGATCTTATATTATTGGAAATACCAACTGTGGTAAATCaacattgatcaaaagtttattaCTCGATGAAGAATTacagaaaaagaaacaattacaattgaagagtAAACATGAAAATGTTAAATTACCACCTAGTCTAGTCAACAGGATGAAgcaaaaatttgtttcttcattcATGATTAAAGTGGGGCCTGGTATTTCTTATTTACCAGGTTTCACAAGAGATGTAATTCCCGTGGAAGttggtttgaaattggtttATGACGTACCAGGATTCAACTCCGATGTTTCCATGCATCAACTATataattcattcaaatcttcaaaagaTATACATCGATTGATTAAAGGTGCTAAGACTTTTAAAAGTGGGATGTATAAATCGCCTTATGTTACTATAAAGGGCCCACAGGTTATCAACTTGGAAGGGTTAGGTTTTTTACAATTACCTAAAGGTGGTTTATATCAATTGCGTAATATTACCAATTTACAACCACACGTATTTAgtgatattttgaaaactaaATCTGTGTTGCATAATGGTGTACCACAAGCATTGGAGAGTAAATTTGCACTTGATATGAAGGGAAAGACACTTGAAAACAGTTATGATAAATATTTGATTCCCCCATTTTATGGAACTATTGATTTAgtcattgaaaattttgggtatttaaatttgaaaccagtGGGGACCAAACGTACtaatgaattgatgaaattgtacTTACACCCCGGTGTCAATGCGATAATAAGAGATCCAATCGCAAACTATATTGCAAAGACTTTCAGTGGTAAAGATAGGTATGGCAATCCTGTAAGTAAAGATGagtatttcaaaaagagtCGATTCCATTTGATAAGATATAAGGGTAAACACCCAATTTATTCGCAATTGTGTCCGGTGAAGAATAGCGGTGCTGCTGGCGGTgctattgatgatgtttttAGATTTGAGTTGGTGAGTCAAGATGAGTTGGGTGAGggtgttgatgttgagCAAGTGAAGAAGGAGATTCGTGATGAAGAGTACAgacaattgaatgaatgGATGGGGAAGCAAAGTGTTGATACAGGAGACCGATTGCtttatgatgatgactttGATATGGATGAACAAACAAAGTATaagttttggaaagagTAA
- a CDS encoding Tcc1 protein codes for MAKRTTSAHPSPMVKKQTVYSTYDTAAIETWVKCGECANTLGLTEVAIKSFENAVHRDPSNVTALCGLSLSLRVNDITQNETFGSQSAIEKLNASIEMFPHLLKNSNIFKELSECYLLIGLNDQAHQAIQSAIQLSPQDASLWLLSAQTLIRAGARSHAASSLSHCLSLLPASESNYSSQDIETARAAHAELAAIAAADGNIETSIAELTATLSLPPPPLSRIDEHIALWCALSTAKERANDIMGAIKACEDAQLAVGDSPRILMTNAYLLLLLNPKENADAAIAILNKIVNLPEDESLINEGTDFLPWYLLGRAHSFMDRPRLAYDSYQVALRCASNSPITWLAVGKLYLELKQLPDALAAYSQALKLQLDDGSQGTATAWDGLSCVYERCDDHLMDASDACNRAALCYKAIGDLKNYNYFEARADQLAKAAKNSGPIPDLRQPPDVPSFLLRDLVALAPNERIAYTQTQRQSPQQAPAQPQPQPQTQQPPVKQEQNQSVHQTPSLQHQQQQQQQPQYGPPAPLQQQQQPPPQQPQPPQQQPQYGPPAPPQPQYQQVPSYHPSPYQGAPVPHPQATPQPQHQQHLQQQPTQQQQQQLHQHGPPPPQQPPSQQQTPSQPQYRQPHYYYPPPQSQQYYYAPPPPSSQQQHQQQSQQQQQQQQQHSPPQLSHPQMLHGGGPPPLPATTTTGGPLPPPPPGTQYSMVPPTPGSLPPPQATNGAPVYGPGQGQGQGQGPGYGSYLPIPGISSGAGGANSNGQSQYASPNWRR; via the coding sequence ATGGCGAAAAGAACAACTAGTGCACATCCATCGCCAATGGTTAAGAAGCAAACAGTATACAGCACATACGATACAGCGGCAATTGAAACGTGGGTCAAATGTGGTGAATGTGCAAATACGCTTGGCCTTACAGAAGTAGCcatcaaatcatttgaaaatgccGTACATCGAGATCCGTCAAATGTTACTGCTCTTTGTGGACTAAGTCTATCACTTCGGGTTAATGATATCACTCAAAATGAAACTTTTGGTTCCCAATCAGCTATAGAAAAACTCAATGCTTCGATTGAAATGTTTCCccatcttttgaaaaatctgaatattttcaaagaattaTCGGAATGTTATCTTCTTATTGGATTAAATGATCAAGCTCATCAAGCTATACAATCAGCTATACAATTATCTCCCCAAGATGCTTCACTATGGCTACTTAGTGCTCAGACGCTCATTAGAGCAGGTGCAAGGAGTCATGCTGCAAGCTCACTATCTCATTGTTTATCTTTGTTACCAGCCAGTGAATCGAATTACTCAAGTcaagatattgaaactgCTCGTGCTGCTCATGCTGAGTTAGCAGCAATTGCTGCAGCTGACGGTAATATTGAAACGTCGATTGCCGAGCTAACAGCAACGCTATCATTACCTCCACCACCattatcaagaattgatgaaCATATTGCCCTTTGGTGTGCATTATCAACGGCAAAAGAACGTGCTAATGATATAATGGGAGCAATTAAAGCGTGTGAAGATGCTCAATTAGCAGTTGGAGATTCACCGCGAATTTTAATGACAAATGCTTATCTCCTATTGCTTTTAAACCCTAAAGAAAATGCTGATGCagcaattgcaattttaaATAAAATAGTAAATTTACCCGAAGATGAGTCGTTGATCAACGAGGGAACTGATTTCTTACCTTGGTATTTATTAGGAAGAGCCCATTCATTTATGGATCGTCCAAGATTAGCTTATGATTCATATCAAGTGGCATTAAGATGTGCTTCCAACTCACCAATAACTTGGTTAGCAGTGGGTAAACTATACcttgaattgaaacaattgcCTGATGCATTAGCAGCATATTCACAAGCTTTAAAATTACAATTGGATGATGGATCACAGGGCACTGCTACTGCATGGGATGGACTAAGTTGTGTTTATGAACGATGTGATGATCATTTGATGGATGCTTCAGATGCATGTAATCGAGCTGCTTTATGTTACAAGGCTATTggagatttgaaaaattacaattATTTTGAAGCAAGGGCTGATCAGTTGGCTAAAGCGGCAAAGAATAGTGGTCCAATACCAGATTTAAGACAACCTCCTGATGTACCTAGCTTTTTGTTGAGAGATTTAGTGGCTTTAGCCCCAAATGAGAGAATAGCTTATACTCAAACTCAAAGACAGTCACCCCAACAAGCGCCAGCGCAACCACAGCCACAGCCACAGACACAGCAACCACCAGTAAAGCAAGAACAGAACCAATCGGTACACCAAACACCATCAttacaacatcaacaacaacaacaacagcaaccgCAATATGGACCACCAGCAccactacaacaacaacaacaaccgcCACCACAGCAGCCACAACCGCCTCAGCAGCAACCACAATATGGAccaccagcaccaccacaaccacaataCCAACAAGTGCCACTGTATCATCCATCTCCATATCAAGGAGCCCCAGTACCACACCCGCAAGCAACGCCTCAACCACAACACCAGCAACATCTCCAACAACAGCCCAcacagcaacagcagcagcagctaCACCAACATGGTCCACCACCTCCACAACAACCGCCAtcgcaacaacaaactccATCACAACCACAATATCGTCAACCACATTACTACTACCCACCACCCCAATCACAACAATACTATTACGCTCCTCCACCACCGTCATCtcaacaacagcaccaacaacaaagtcaacaacaacaacagcaacaacagcaacacTCACCACCACAGCTCTCACATCCACAAATGCTTCACGGTGGTGGTCCTCCACCATtaccagcaacaacaacaactggTGGCCCTCTTCCACCACCACCCCCAGGAACTCAATACTCCATGGTTCCTCCAACTCCAGGAAGTTTGCCACCACCACAAGCTACCAATGGTGCACCTGTATATGGACCTGGTCAAGGTCAAGGTCAAGGTCAAGGTCCTGGTTATGGACTGTATTTGCCCATACCTGGAATCAGTAGCGGTGCTGGTGGCGCTAATAGCAATGGGCAACTGCAATATGCATCGCCTAACTGGAGGAGGTAA